In Ruegeria sp. HKCCD4315, a genomic segment contains:
- a CDS encoding cation-translocating P-type ATPase, which translates to MSSDTHNHDHDHENRQGHNACGSSGCGDIAPVGPIPEGGRSFQVSGLDCAEEVAILNRVIGPKVGGEEHLAFDVINGRMTLLESAAKMSDEDVMLLVASTGMTAKPWDDGNAAQDQAAHIARQRRFTILSGGFWAAGFGWHIFETGMGGALGLFSGHGEVPMPLPEAALFAVAILFGVWLVAPKAWSSARRLSPDMNLLMVVAVCGAIALGEFFEAATVAFFFSLSLYLESWSVGRARNAVSALLDLAPPTVRLVRADGSEATVPAADVFVGDSFIVRGGDRIPLDGEVIEGAGAVDQAPITGESALIPKELDDEVYAGTINGEGTLKIRATKTASDTVLAKIIRMVGDAHARRAPVEQWVTKFARIFTPIVMVVAVAIALIPPLAFGASSGFWFYNALVLLVIACPCALVISTPVSIVAALTASARAGVLIKGGAYIEAPGRTTALAMDKTGTITMGEPEVANVYPLGDPSEQELLASAASLEVRSSHPLARAILTRAEQTDISISAAEDIRTVPGRGLEGRIERGDIWLGSDRFAEEKGFGASIPAELRNQIESAGSTLVVVGDENGVAGLLELRDRIRPEARSIVARLHAQGVKSIIMLTGDNEQTARAVAAEVGIDEVRAQLLPEDKVAAIEELAEQHEMVAMIGDGVNDAPAMARAHYAVAMGAVGSDAAIETADIALMTDDIGKVPWLIDHSRRTMSIIRQNIGFSLATKALFVTLTGFGLASMWGAIAADVGVSLLVVANALRLLKAPEDHSAQTKANTLGSQGIGAATT; encoded by the coding sequence ATGTCATCCGATACCCACAACCACGACCATGACCACGAAAATAGACAAGGTCACAACGCGTGCGGCAGTAGCGGGTGTGGTGACATCGCGCCCGTCGGTCCGATTCCCGAAGGTGGCAGAAGCTTTCAGGTCTCTGGCCTTGATTGCGCCGAAGAGGTTGCGATCCTGAACCGGGTTATCGGCCCGAAAGTTGGTGGTGAAGAGCATCTCGCTTTTGATGTCATCAACGGTCGAATGACGCTTCTTGAAAGTGCTGCCAAGATGTCTGACGAAGATGTCATGCTGCTGGTTGCCAGTACTGGTATGACCGCCAAACCATGGGATGACGGAAATGCCGCTCAGGACCAGGCGGCGCATATTGCACGTCAGCGGCGGTTCACCATCCTCAGCGGAGGGTTTTGGGCAGCGGGTTTTGGCTGGCACATTTTCGAAACAGGCATGGGCGGTGCGCTCGGGCTGTTTTCGGGACATGGTGAGGTTCCGATGCCTTTGCCCGAGGCAGCTTTGTTCGCGGTCGCGATCTTGTTTGGCGTCTGGCTGGTGGCGCCCAAGGCCTGGTCTTCGGCGCGACGCCTTTCACCGGATATGAACCTGCTGATGGTGGTTGCCGTCTGTGGCGCTATCGCTTTGGGCGAGTTCTTCGAAGCGGCAACGGTGGCATTCTTCTTTTCGCTCTCGCTTTATCTGGAAAGCTGGAGTGTCGGACGGGCTCGGAACGCGGTATCCGCGCTGCTTGATCTGGCCCCCCCGACGGTTCGGCTGGTTCGTGCTGACGGCTCAGAGGCAACGGTCCCGGCGGCGGATGTCTTTGTCGGTGACAGCTTCATCGTTCGGGGTGGGGATCGCATTCCACTTGACGGGGAAGTCATCGAAGGGGCCGGTGCCGTTGACCAGGCTCCAATCACAGGTGAAAGCGCGTTGATTCCCAAAGAGCTGGATGATGAGGTCTATGCCGGCACAATCAATGGTGAAGGCACCCTCAAAATACGTGCGACGAAAACAGCGTCCGATACCGTGCTTGCCAAGATCATCCGGATGGTCGGTGATGCTCATGCTCGCCGTGCGCCGGTTGAGCAGTGGGTTACAAAATTTGCGCGGATCTTTACGCCCATCGTTATGGTCGTCGCAGTGGCTATCGCCCTGATCCCGCCGCTTGCATTTGGCGCATCGTCGGGTTTCTGGTTTTACAATGCACTTGTTCTTCTGGTTATCGCCTGCCCCTGTGCGCTCGTCATTTCCACACCGGTTTCAATCGTTGCGGCTTTGACCGCTTCGGCCCGGGCTGGGGTTCTGATTAAGGGCGGCGCATATATCGAGGCTCCCGGGCGTACCACCGCACTGGCCATGGACAAGACCGGCACGATCACCATGGGAGAGCCTGAAGTCGCCAATGTGTATCCGCTGGGCGACCCATCCGAGCAGGAGCTGTTGGCGAGCGCTGCCAGCCTCGAGGTTCGGTCTTCACACCCGCTGGCCCGCGCCATTTTGACCCGGGCAGAACAGACCGACATTTCGATATCTGCGGCTGAAGACATCCGAACCGTTCCCGGTCGGGGTCTTGAAGGCCGCATCGAGCGCGGAGATATCTGGCTTGGCTCCGACCGCTTCGCTGAAGAAAAGGGCTTTGGCGCGTCCATCCCTGCCGAATTGCGCAACCAAATCGAGAGCGCGGGAAGCACACTTGTGGTTGTCGGGGATGAGAACGGAGTCGCCGGTTTGCTTGAGCTGCGGGACCGCATTCGACCCGAAGCCCGAAGCATCGTTGCCCGGCTTCACGCGCAGGGCGTGAAGTCGATCATCATGCTGACGGGTGACAACGAACAAACCGCGAGAGCGGTAGCAGCCGAAGTCGGTATCGACGAAGTCCGGGCCCAGCTTCTGCCGGAAGACAAAGTCGCTGCGATTGAGGAACTGGCAGAACAGCACGAGATGGTTGCGATGATCGGCGATGGCGTCAACGACGCACCTGCGATGGCTCGGGCACATTATGCGGTTGCGATGGGTGCAGTTGGGTCCGACGCTGCTATCGAGACCGCAGATATTGCTCTGATGACCGACGACATCGGTAAAGTACCCTGGCTGATCGACCATTCACGTCGAACCATGTCGATCATCCGTCAGAACATCGGCTTCTCACTTGCGACCAAAGCATTGTTTGTCACTCTGACGGGTTTTGGGCTGGCATCCATGTGGGGTGCAATCGCCGCGGATGTCGGAGTGTCCTTGCTGGTCGTGGCCAATGCCTTACGGCTTCTGAAAGCTCCGGAAGATCATAGCGCCCAGACTAAGGCAAATACCCTTGGCTCGCAAGGAATAGGCGCTGCGACCACATAA
- a CDS encoding lysylphosphatidylglycerol synthase domain-containing protein, whose protein sequence is MRTFLKRWLLPIFGSALALYLVFALYGSLDFALFLQGLRGANMFWIAILAATILLEQLMSGWKWRQILFDVKPVGTLRLTGALLAGYGANVLVPLGISPLVRAWLVARLDRLKMATVLATAIIARFLDGVVFALFAGAVAAAGQIPQIEGDLRLGLSVAGLLNLMLFGSLLWVLFRFRASLLSEDPLVCRLFDWAAARIGADGAYLRTALGEGIVWPQARARRIAAIAAAIAGKLVATTHFLWAGLAVGVVLSAWDYLFLMVFAGFAMVLGRFVRIPASFVFGAGFALKVLGVPDETALLMILFNYVLTILLVVGIGLTVLWQSGIDIRRARAEAEAANGKA, encoded by the coding sequence ATGCGGACCTTCCTGAAACGGTGGCTGCTGCCGATATTCGGCTCCGCCCTGGCGCTCTATCTGGTGTTTGCGCTCTACGGCAGCCTCGATTTTGCGCTGTTTCTGCAGGGCCTGCGCGGAGCCAACATGTTCTGGATCGCGATTCTTGCCGCCACCATCCTGCTGGAGCAGCTGATGAGCGGCTGGAAGTGGCGGCAGATCCTGTTCGACGTGAAACCGGTCGGCACCCTGCGGCTGACGGGGGCGCTACTGGCAGGTTATGGCGCAAATGTCCTTGTCCCGCTCGGCATCAGCCCGCTGGTCCGGGCCTGGCTGGTTGCCCGGCTCGACCGCCTGAAGATGGCGACCGTGCTTGCAACCGCGATCATCGCCCGGTTCCTCGACGGCGTCGTTTTCGCCCTTTTTGCCGGAGCGGTGGCCGCCGCCGGCCAGATTCCACAGATCGAGGGTGACCTGCGGCTGGGATTGAGCGTTGCGGGCCTGTTGAACCTGATGCTTTTCGGCAGCCTGCTTTGGGTTCTGTTCCGGTTCCGCGCGTCACTTCTCAGCGAGGACCCTCTGGTCTGCCGACTCTTCGACTGGGCTGCCGCCCGCATCGGGGCCGATGGCGCGTATCTGCGCACCGCGCTCGGTGAAGGGATCGTCTGGCCACAGGCACGGGCCCGCCGCATCGCCGCCATTGCCGCAGCCATTGCGGGTAAGCTGGTGGCGACAACCCATTTCCTGTGGGCCGGGCTGGCGGTTGGCGTGGTGCTGAGCGCGTGGGATTACCTGTTCTTGATGGTGTTTGCCGGGTTCGCCATGGTTCTGGGTCGTTTCGTGCGCATCCCGGCGAGCTTTGTCTTTGGGGCGGGGTTCGCGCTCAAGGTGCTTGGCGTTCCGGACGAAACCGCCCTTCTGATGATCCTGTTCAACTATGTGCTGACGATCCTTCTGGTGGTCGGGATCGGCCTGACGGTGTTGTGGCAGAGCGGCATCGACATCCGCCGCGCCCGGGCGGAGGCAGAGGCGGCGAATGGCAAGGCGTAA
- a CDS encoding DUF411 domain-containing protein encodes MTMNNLSRRRLMQGAAAIACSAALPALAKIGPSIHVLKDPNCGCCGSWIKIMRAEGFEVGVENSAWEALNAYKTANGIPEGMMSCHTGRVEGYMIEGHVPPADIRRLLGEHPDAVGLSVPGMPFGSPGMGPESEREAFDVFLIRKDGTTEVFARYPAA; translated from the coding sequence ATGACAATGAATAACCTGAGCCGCCGCCGCTTGATGCAAGGAGCCGCGGCAATTGCGTGCAGCGCGGCGCTTCCCGCCTTAGCGAAAATCGGTCCCTCAATCCATGTCCTGAAGGATCCGAATTGCGGGTGCTGCGGATCGTGGATCAAAATCATGCGGGCGGAAGGTTTTGAAGTAGGCGTGGAAAACAGTGCTTGGGAGGCCTTGAACGCTTACAAAACTGCCAATGGGATTCCGGAGGGCATGATGTCATGCCACACGGGCCGCGTGGAGGGCTACATGATCGAAGGACACGTCCCGCCCGCTGACATTCGGCGCCTGCTGGGCGAACACCCGGATGCCGTCGGACTGTCGGTTCCGGGAATGCCTTTCGGCTCGCCAGGCATGGGGCCGGAAAGCGAACGCGAAGCTTTTGACGTCTTCCTGATCCGCAAGGATGGAACCACAGAGGTGTTCGCCAGATACCCGGCCGCATGA
- a CDS encoding transglutaminase-like cysteine peptidase, translating into MEKADMTNPTLVQGVLSKNLLGYLPMVCFICSFFVSAAASQASELPSIGLDRKIEAPSGAKTLCKDYSWACASARSSGLSVAQENQIVKTINTRVNRRIRAVSDQSQYGTKEYWTLPTQGSGDCEDFALQKKFELVQNGLDPTKLLIATVLDTNRNGHAVLVYRSSEGDLVLDNVTNRIKTWKETRYLFLRIQDPLHPDRWVQVFSG; encoded by the coding sequence ATGGAGAAGGCAGATATGACAAATCCCACTTTAGTTCAGGGAGTGTTATCGAAAAACCTGCTGGGTTATCTCCCAATGGTCTGTTTTATATGCAGCTTTTTTGTGTCTGCCGCTGCGTCGCAAGCATCTGAGCTTCCCTCGATCGGTCTTGATAGAAAGATTGAAGCGCCATCGGGTGCCAAAACACTATGCAAAGATTATTCGTGGGCGTGCGCGAGCGCTCGTAGTTCTGGTCTCTCCGTGGCGCAAGAAAATCAGATCGTTAAAACGATCAACACGCGCGTCAATCGAAGGATTCGTGCCGTTTCGGATCAAAGCCAATATGGGACAAAGGAGTACTGGACACTGCCGACGCAAGGGTCAGGAGATTGCGAAGACTTCGCTTTGCAAAAGAAGTTTGAACTTGTGCAGAATGGTTTGGATCCTACGAAGCTACTAATTGCGACTGTCTTGGACACCAATCGCAATGGCCATGCTGTTCTTGTCTATCGCTCGAGTGAAGGCGACTTGGTTCTGGACAATGTTACCAACAGGATCAAAACGTGGAAGGAAACCAGGTATCTATTCCTAAGAATACAGGACCCACTACACCCTGACCGTTGGGTGCAGGTTTTTAGCGGCTAA
- a CDS encoding PepSY domain-containing protein yields MKVILFAATLLTATAAAFAVNAATDTVTSASPETVTWMPVGEVAAKLEAQGYQILEIERDDDRYYEVEMRDVYGYEVEAYLDAATGEPVPHMSDTNDDYSEKGDD; encoded by the coding sequence ATGAAAGTAATCCTCTTTGCCGCCACCCTGCTTACCGCCACCGCTGCGGCCTTTGCTGTCAACGCCGCCACCGATACGGTCACGTCGGCGTCACCTGAGACCGTCACTTGGATGCCCGTTGGCGAGGTTGCCGCCAAGCTTGAAGCGCAGGGCTACCAAATTCTGGAAATTGAGCGCGATGACGACCGCTACTACGAAGTCGAAATGCGCGACGTATATGGATACGAAGTCGAAGCCTACCTGGACGCAGCGACTGGCGAACCGGTTCCCCACATGTCCGATACGAATGACGACTACAGCGAGAAAGGCGACGACTAA
- a CDS encoding MerR family transcriptional regulator: protein MIAIGEAARLIGLSVETIRYYEREGIVEKAGRTASGRRAYTEREISELRFIKRCRDLGFTIQDACALRELSKAPEQACRDVEDVATRHLDNVRSKIAALQRLEQALAELVQTCTEGAASCPLLTALLNEPFVKDVISGH, encoded by the coding sequence ATGATTGCGATTGGCGAAGCGGCGAGATTGATCGGTCTGTCGGTCGAGACGATCCGCTATTACGAACGGGAAGGCATAGTCGAGAAAGCCGGTCGAACCGCCTCGGGACGCCGCGCATACACGGAACGGGAAATCTCCGAGCTCAGATTCATCAAACGCTGCCGCGATCTTGGCTTTACCATTCAGGATGCATGCGCACTTCGCGAATTGTCCAAAGCGCCCGAGCAAGCTTGTCGTGACGTCGAAGACGTTGCAACAAGACATCTCGACAACGTCAGGTCAAAAATCGCCGCCCTCCAACGGTTGGAGCAAGCACTGGCAGAACTTGTGCAGACCTGCACCGAGGGTGCGGCCTCATGCCCCCTGCTAACGGCGTTGCTCAACGAGCCTTTCGTCAAAGATGTCATTAGCGGCCACTAA
- a CDS encoding energy-coupling factor ABC transporter permease, with translation MHIEPGIVNGAKIALSYVTAAGAATYAAKETFSTLRANGPASFVMRSVLATVGVFLFFEVLPHFPVGVSEVHFILGSTLFLLLGAAPAAFGLAAGLLIQGVFFAPFDLPQYFINLTTLLVPLFALQALASRIIAPGTAYVDLKYGQALALSAMYQGGVVAWVAFWAFYGQGFGAETMASVLSFGGAYMLVIVIEPIADLAVLAAAKAMRGLNSTGLVTPRLYNAAEA, from the coding sequence ATGCACATCGAACCGGGCATCGTGAATGGTGCCAAAATCGCGCTTTCCTATGTTACCGCCGCAGGCGCGGCTACTTACGCAGCGAAAGAAACGTTTTCCACATTGCGTGCGAATGGACCTGCATCTTTTGTCATGCGCTCGGTGCTCGCCACCGTTGGTGTCTTCCTTTTCTTTGAAGTCCTGCCACACTTCCCGGTTGGTGTCTCTGAAGTCCACTTCATTCTGGGGTCGACGCTGTTCCTGCTTCTCGGTGCTGCACCCGCGGCTTTTGGATTGGCAGCCGGTCTGCTGATTCAGGGGGTGTTTTTTGCCCCGTTCGATCTTCCGCAGTACTTCATCAACCTAACCACTCTGCTGGTGCCGCTATTTGCGCTACAAGCATTGGCCAGCCGCATCATTGCACCCGGTACAGCATATGTTGACCTCAAATATGGCCAAGCTCTTGCCCTGAGTGCGATGTATCAGGGGGGAGTAGTCGCATGGGTTGCGTTCTGGGCTTTCTACGGCCAGGGATTTGGTGCTGAAACTATGGCGTCGGTTCTGTCCTTTGGCGGTGCCTATATGCTGGTAATAGTCATCGAGCCGATTGCTGATCTAGCAGTGCTTGCGGCAGCCAAGGCGATGCGCGGTTTGAACAGCACAGGTCTGGTGACTCCGCGCTTGTACAACGCTGCGGAAGCTTGA
- a CDS encoding DUF4405 domain-containing protein: protein MANAESTARVKTKISGRAMAVFGVTFSFLAMLVSGGILFFAPIGKISNATDWQVLGLDRQGWDDVHIALALLFVGFSLWHAALHIRTFKTLILGNRMCPQGHRIEAMIGAAFVIALVTLTVFGLPPANWLLDLNEFFKHEFWAG from the coding sequence ATGGCCAATGCAGAATCAACAGCGCGCGTGAAAACCAAGATTTCTGGTAGGGCCATGGCTGTGTTCGGTGTGACCTTTTCCTTTTTGGCCATGCTGGTCAGCGGAGGCATTTTGTTTTTCGCTCCAATAGGTAAAATCTCCAATGCCACCGACTGGCAGGTGTTGGGCCTTGACCGGCAAGGGTGGGATGACGTCCACATCGCCTTGGCGTTGCTGTTTGTCGGATTCTCCCTGTGGCACGCGGCGCTGCATATTCGAACCTTCAAAACGCTGATCCTCGGCAACAGGATGTGTCCACAGGGGCATCGGATCGAAGCGATGATCGGAGCCGCTTTCGTGATCGCTTTGGTCACATTGACGGTGTTTGGGCTTCCGCCCGCGAATTGGCTGCTCGATCTCAATGAGTTCTTCAAGCACGAGTTCTGGGCAGGCTGA
- a CDS encoding L,D-transpeptidase, with amino-acid sequence MLTRRHFIQSTTALFSASAASPLIAKTWPTSSQKTYWDSQVTPFDYDPATSNPWGVHDRFLPRRVVANDGLVPGDIHVDAVARYLYHIEEGGTAMRYGVAIARGNLYEPGTYAIRRKVEWPHWTPTASMIERNPEYAEFRDGMEPGPSNALGSRALYLYVGDRDTYLRIHGTPQPRSIGGRASSGCVRMIMAHINDLYPHVKIGSTAYLYSAEDSVTARS; translated from the coding sequence ATGCTGACAAGGCGCCATTTCATTCAATCAACCACTGCGCTGTTCTCCGCGTCTGCGGCCAGTCCATTGATCGCCAAAACATGGCCAACCTCGTCGCAAAAGACCTATTGGGACAGCCAGGTCACGCCATTTGATTACGATCCAGCGACCTCAAATCCATGGGGCGTTCATGACCGTTTTTTACCACGACGTGTCGTAGCAAATGATGGTTTGGTTCCTGGTGACATCCATGTCGATGCCGTCGCGCGCTATCTTTACCATATCGAGGAAGGCGGGACAGCAATGCGCTATGGCGTAGCGATCGCGCGTGGGAACCTTTACGAGCCCGGTACCTATGCTATCCGGCGCAAGGTCGAGTGGCCACATTGGACACCAACGGCTTCAATGATCGAGCGCAACCCCGAATACGCGGAATTTCGGGATGGCATGGAACCCGGGCCAAGTAATGCTCTCGGCTCTCGAGCCCTTTATCTATACGTTGGGGATCGAGATACTTATCTCAGAATCCACGGTACACCTCAGCCCAGAAGCATCGGTGGTCGCGCAAGTTCTGGATGTGTTAGAATGATCATGGCCCATATCAATGATCTCTACCCACATGTAAAAATCGGCTCGACCGCATACTTATACTCGGCCGAAGATAGCGTCACAGCCCGCTCATAA
- a CDS encoding heavy metal-responsive transcriptional regulator, translated as MQPLKIGQAARETGIGVETIRFYERKGLVTQPPRPIDGGARDYGGDTLWRLKFISGAKKLGFSLAEIAEILELRTAPNTECVAMQARARKKRDEIQERIDGLARLRNNLDELIAACPGRGGIQNCSIVGAIERSSEK; from the coding sequence ATGCAACCACTCAAGATCGGCCAGGCCGCGCGCGAGACCGGGATAGGCGTCGAGACGATCCGATTTTATGAAAGGAAGGGCCTTGTCACTCAGCCGCCGCGCCCAATTGACGGCGGCGCGCGGGACTATGGTGGTGACACGCTTTGGCGGCTGAAATTCATATCCGGCGCTAAGAAGCTCGGATTTTCGCTGGCAGAAATCGCGGAAATTCTGGAGTTGCGCACGGCACCAAATACCGAGTGCGTCGCGATGCAGGCCAGAGCGCGCAAAAAGCGGGACGAAATTCAGGAACGGATCGACGGGCTTGCACGGTTGAGGAACAATCTGGACGAGCTGATCGCGGCGTGTCCGGGGCGTGGTGGAATTCAGAACTGTTCGATCGTGGGTGCCATAGAACGCAGCAGTGAGAAATAG
- a CDS encoding GDCCVxC domain-containing (seleno)protein, translating into MSEKRPNLVSTIICPECGHSRPETMPTDACQWFYECTSCGKVLKPLPGDCCVYCSYGSAPCPPIQAGYKCCG; encoded by the coding sequence ATGAGTGAAAAGCGCCCGAACCTTGTCAGCACGATCATCTGCCCGGAATGTGGACATTCAAGGCCTGAAACGATGCCAACAGACGCGTGCCAGTGGTTCTACGAATGCACATCTTGCGGAAAAGTCCTGAAGCCACTTCCCGGCGATTGCTGCGTCTACTGTTCCTACGGATCGGCTCCATGCCCGCCAATTCAGGCGGGCTACAAATGCTGCGGTTGA
- a CDS encoding response regulator transcription factor — MRLLAVEDDPIIRKDVQSALEASGFRVEIGEDGEDAWFLGDTEDYDLVVLDLGLPHMDGLSVLKRWRANGRQMPVLVLTARGAWHERVEGIEAGADDYLPKPFRMEELVTRARALVRRSAGHSAPVQTLGDLTIDTNRMSVAVRGVPITVTSLEYRLLSYLMLHRDRVVPPTELLEHLYGDDDAREANAVEAILTRLRKKLGAGIIGTRRGFGYFLEAVEGDG, encoded by the coding sequence ATGCGGCTTCTCGCGGTCGAAGACGACCCGATCATTCGCAAGGACGTGCAATCTGCTTTGGAAGCCTCTGGATTCCGCGTGGAAATCGGCGAGGACGGCGAGGACGCATGGTTTCTGGGGGATACCGAAGATTATGACCTCGTCGTTCTTGATCTCGGATTGCCGCACATGGACGGATTGAGCGTGTTGAAACGCTGGCGCGCCAACGGCCGGCAGATGCCCGTTCTGGTCCTGACAGCGCGCGGGGCTTGGCACGAACGGGTCGAAGGGATCGAAGCTGGGGCCGACGACTATCTGCCCAAACCGTTCCGGATGGAAGAACTTGTGACCAGGGCTCGGGCGCTGGTGCGCCGGTCTGCCGGGCATAGTGCTCCTGTGCAGACGTTGGGCGATTTGACCATCGACACGAACAGGATGTCCGTAGCTGTTCGAGGAGTGCCGATAACGGTGACCTCCCTGGAATACCGGCTTTTGTCCTACCTCATGCTGCACCGAGACCGCGTGGTGCCGCCAACCGAGCTCTTGGAGCATCTATATGGTGATGACGACGCCCGTGAGGCCAATGCGGTGGAGGCCATTCTCACCCGACTTCGCAAGAAGCTTGGGGCCGGCATTATCGGCACCAGACGCGGGTTTGGATACTTTCTGGAGGCAGTGGAGGGCGATGGGTGA
- a CDS encoding PepSY domain-containing protein produces the protein MKHALIVLICTLASTVLASEDHDAARDAVRQHKVIPLSKIVPDVLERFDASLLEAEFEREHGAYVYELELITGSGRMIEVMVDATTGAILEVEQEGWQERDE, from the coding sequence ATGAAACACGCTTTGATCGTTCTGATATGCACACTTGCCAGCACTGTCCTCGCATCCGAGGACCACGATGCGGCACGTGATGCAGTGCGCCAACATAAGGTCATTCCGCTCTCGAAGATTGTTCCGGACGTTTTAGAGAGATTCGATGCGTCGCTGCTCGAAGCAGAGTTCGAACGCGAGCATGGCGCGTATGTCTATGAACTGGAGTTGATCACGGGCTCGGGCCGAATGATCGAAGTCATGGTGGATGCCACCACGGGTGCGATACTCGAAGTTGAGCAGGAAGGCTGGCAGGAAAGGGACGAATAA
- a CDS encoding MFS transporter, whose translation MARRNPEDTRFWRIAGAGAVFQGGSAAVDSATVVASLVHMLTGSALAVGYASTVLRLGWLLPQFAVGYLAERTDRRMPFYALGAYGRAITVAMIGMLLWWGADWPQVDWPPVPLALGMLGLWTIYAFVSGVVAVPYNDIVGRAIPSERRSRMLAWRFFGGGVLAVLVAGVLRLALDVMLPLRAYALIFWLGAVLMIVSATLFVAAGEPATAARAPRDRPANLSGFLREGVSTLQQDRRFRLFLIFQWLGAATLMALPFYVVAASRSGLGAADVGTLLAAQTVGALASNPVWGRIGDRMGKLRLLGIVALVRLGPPVLVLLLVVSSSGLTGFAALFFLIGVMMNGVTIGYLGYLLEISPDDRRPAYSAWFNSFAAPAALAPLVGGVVVSIIAIEAVFIAAILAALGQVVIAARLSQV comes from the coding sequence ATGGCAAGGCGTAATCCCGAAGACACGAGATTTTGGCGCATCGCCGGTGCTGGTGCGGTGTTTCAGGGCGGGTCGGCGGCGGTGGACAGCGCGACGGTGGTGGCCAGTCTGGTGCATATGCTGACCGGTAGCGCGCTGGCCGTGGGCTATGCCAGCACGGTCCTGCGTCTTGGCTGGCTGCTGCCCCAGTTCGCGGTGGGCTACCTCGCCGAGCGCACCGATCGGCGCATGCCGTTCTACGCCCTTGGTGCCTATGGGCGGGCGATCACGGTCGCGATGATCGGTATGCTTCTGTGGTGGGGGGCCGACTGGCCGCAGGTCGATTGGCCTCCGGTTCCGCTGGCGCTCGGGATGCTGGGGCTGTGGACAATCTACGCCTTTGTCAGCGGCGTGGTCGCGGTGCCCTACAACGACATCGTCGGCCGGGCGATCCCGTCCGAGCGCCGCAGCCGTATGTTGGCCTGGCGCTTTTTCGGCGGCGGTGTTCTGGCGGTTCTGGTGGCGGGCGTTCTGCGACTTGCGCTCGACGTGATGCTGCCGCTCAGGGCCTATGCGCTGATCTTCTGGCTCGGCGCGGTGCTGATGATCGTCTCTGCGACGCTTTTTGTCGCCGCGGGTGAGCCCGCTACCGCTGCAAGGGCGCCACGGGACCGCCCGGCCAATCTGTCTGGATTTCTGCGCGAAGGGGTCTCGACACTACAACAGGATCGCCGGTTCCGGCTGTTCCTGATCTTCCAATGGCTTGGCGCAGCGACGCTGATGGCGTTGCCGTTCTATGTCGTTGCCGCCAGCCGCAGCGGCCTCGGGGCGGCGGATGTCGGAACGCTGTTGGCGGCGCAGACCGTCGGCGCGCTGGCCTCGAATCCGGTCTGGGGCCGTATCGGCGACCGGATGGGCAAATTGCGCCTGCTGGGGATAGTGGCACTGGTGCGTCTCGGACCTCCGGTGCTGGTGTTGCTGCTTGTGGTCTCGAGTTCGGGGCTGACCGGTTTCGCGGCGCTGTTCTTCCTGATCGGCGTGATGATGAACGGGGTGACCATCGGCTATCTCGGCTACCTGCTGGAGATCTCGCCCGACGACCGCCGTCCGGCCTATTCCGCGTGGTTTAACAGCTTTGCGGCCCCGGCGGCGCTGGCGCCACTTGTGGGCGGCGTGGTGGTCAGCATAATCGCCATCGAAGCCGTGTTCATCGCTGCGATCCTGGCCGCGCTGGGTCAGGTCGTGATCGCGGCGCGGCTGTCCCAAGTTTGA